From the Clostridium cagae genome, the window AAATAAAGCAAATGGAATATGATATAATCCAAACAAAATACTCGTTATAATTACAGCATTTATTCTATATCTAACTCTCTGCTGCAATATATTTTGTAATATTCCACGAAAGAAAAATTCTTCTGTAAAGCCAGCCATTATCATCATAATTGGTAAATATACTGGTATATTGATAAGCAAATTTAATATACTAGAAGCCACCTTTTGTATTCCAATATTATAATAATAAGTAAGTAAAGATACCATAAGTGGATACATTCCTAAACATACTATGATAATTGATTTTAGATATAATTTAAATTTTGAATCATATAAACCTAACATACATAAGCTTTCTTTAAAAGATATTTTCATAGTTTTCCATAAAATAACAAGAGGAATTATTACAAGCCCAATCCAATGTATCATCTCATTTACTATGAAAATACCCAGCTTATTAGTGATAAAAGTAAATATAACATAAAAAGCATACCATGCTAGCTCAAAGTAAAGCACTTTAATATTACTAGGCACAATTATCCTTTCGTTTGCTTCAGTGTTCTTTATTAATTTTATCCCAACAAATAATAAAAACAAATATATTGTAGTTTCAGAAATTGTCATTATTACTTCATTATGATGAATTAGTTGATAACTGATTCCCCAAATATAAATCATAAGCATACTAAAAATAATTTTATATTTCTTAATATATTCCATAATGTTCACCTTCAAATTACTATTTATCTTCTAGTAAATTATAGTACATTTAGCAAATGTATTGCTATTTATTATTTTTATTGTAAAAACATAATATTTATTTTTTCTTAACAAAAGATTAATATTATCCAAATAGTGGAAATAACAGTATCTATATCTCATAATTAAATTGAAATTTGAAACTATGGATTATGCTCATTTTGTTTATTGTGTTTTTAACGTTACTTCAACAATTTCTGGTCTATTAAAAATCCTTAAAGGACAAATACTATTACCCAATCCTCTACTTACAAACATTGTAGATAAATCTTTATTATATATTCCGCTTGTATACTTAGGAAATATTCCTTGATCTGGAGCAAATAATCCACCTATCCCAGGAATTCTAACTTGTCCTCCATGAGCATGTCCTGTAAAAATTAAATCCATATTGTTTTCATAATATAAGTCAAATAGTTCTGGCCTATGAGAAAGTAGTATTTTAAAACTTTCATTCGTTGACCATCTATTTAATTGTTCTTTCATTTTATTGGTGTTTGTACCATCCATATAATCAGATGTAAGAAAATCTGGATCCGATAATCCTAATATGTGTATTGAACTGTTCCCCCTTGAAAGTTTAAATGCTGTATTATCAACAATGTGAACACCTATATCTATCAATTTTTCTTTAATCATAGAGAATTTTCCAGACCAAGCCTCGTGATTACCTGACACATAATATACAGGAGCTATTTTCACAGCTCCTGAAACAAACATTATTGCAGTATCTAAATCATATTTACGTCTGTCTATTAAATCACCTGTAATAACAATTACATCTGGGGAAATGCTTTTAACTTTATTTAATATCTTAACTTGATTTTCGCCAAACATTTTATTGTGTAAATCAGAAATATGAACTATTGTAAAATCATTAAATTCATCTGGTATCTTAGAGCTTACATAATTAAACTTCGAAATAATAATACTATTGTTTTGCCAGATACAAAAAAATATAAATCCAATAAGAAACATTGTTGCAGAAAATAATACAACGATTCTTTTTGATATTTTTTTTATAATATTCACCTCTTGTCACTATTTTTCTATACATTAATAAGTTCTATTAAATGACTTATAAATATAAATCCATAATATCTCCTCCACAAATTACTATTTGTCTGTGAGTTATATAAAAAATATTTTCTTCACACTTATCTACTATTCCGAATTAATTATAACATATATTGTAATTTAACTAATATTTCTAACTATCCTCTTGAATTTCTTTTAAAGATGAAACAAGTGCATTTACGCACTTTTCTATATCACTATCACTAGACATGTTATTTCCCAAGTTAATAAGCAATGCATTTTTAGATAAATCCTGATTAAAGCATAACTTACCACAATTATACGAAATTATTTCTGCTTTAATTTCATTTGAACTATTTATATTTTGTAATAAACTTTCAGCAAATACCTTATTGTTCTCATAATAAGGACTATTTTTAGCAAGAACTAATGTTATCTTTTTTTTATCACATTTAATACTATCTACTGCATCTCGATGTATATCTAATAAAATATTATTTGAATAATCTTTAACATCTGCTTTTATTAAATCACGTGAATTTTGATATGATTCAATATATTCTTTAGGAGCCTTGCACTCAATAAAATTACTACTTAAACCTTCTTTTATAAGTTTATCATTAATTAAAGCACCTATATCAGTTACATTTATCCCAGATCGATAATCTTCATCAACATGACTATTATAAATTATAATATCAGATGAAAATGTAACTGCAGAATTTGAGTTATCATTTGATATATTATTTTCATTGGTTGATAATGTTTGATCTGTTGTATTATTACTAGCTATATTGTCCAAAGTTGAAACTTGTGCTTTTACTGTATTATCAATATTTAATTTTGAAGCATTTACCCCAACTGCTATTCCCCCTATAATAACGACAATAATACTACCAAGTAATATTCCTTTAAAATTTATTTTCTTATATTTTGAAATCATGATAATCCTCCTTTTAATCTCTAAATTATCTCTAACCATTGAAGTAGTTCCTATAAGTCTATTATTACTTCTACATAAAGCCAATACTTTTATTAACACATTACCATATTGTATATTTTCATTTTCATTCAAATAAGAAATTGCATTATTATCACATGAAAATTCACAATCTTTTTTAATTCTACTAAGACCATAAACAACTATTGGATTAAACCAGTAAATAATGGACAATAAAATTATGATCCAGTTTATTAGTATATCCTTCCTTTTTAAATGAATTAGTTCGTGCATTAAAATGTATTTAAAATCAGATGTGCTAATGTTCTCTACTAAGCTTATTGGAATTAATATCTTTGGTTTAACTAATCCACATAAACAGGGACTGCTTATTTTTGAAGAATATAATAATTTTACCTTAGTTTTTATATGCATAATGTTTATACAATTATTTAAAATTTCTTTATGCTCATTACTTACTTCTTTAATAGAAGTTTTAACTATTTGTTTAAGTTTTTTATGTGCTAAAATAAATATGCATATTAGCAATATTACACCTAATGTCCATAAGGAAACGAATATTTTCTTAATGTGAAGTTGATTTTTCAACGGTATATTGGTTTTTAGGGTGAGTTTATTATCATTTGAATTTTGAAAAGAATTTTTTGATTTTAAATCTTCTAAATATGAATTTTGAGATTGTTTTATAGAATTTTCTTGTACTTTTAGTGAGTTTTCATTTGTATTATTCTCTATATATACTCTTTGGTATATATGAGAAAAACTCAGAGAGTTTTCTGGCCCAAAAGGAAATATTAATTTTACAATCAATATTAGCCATATATAATAATGAAATGTAGGATTTAACTTATATCTAAATATCCTATTTATGCTTAATATAATTAATACTATTATGCTTCCAATAAAAGAAGAAACTATAGTAGTCTCGAAAAAATTCATACACTTCAACCTTTCTTTTTATTTGATTGTTTGAGTATGTTCTTTAATTCTTCTATGTCTGTTTCAGATATTTCTTTTGATTCAACAAAGTTTAAAAGCATAGATTTGACAGAACCATTGAAAACTTTATTAATAAAAGATTTGCTTTCTATCTTTATGCACTCATCTTCTGCTATTAAAGGAAAATATAAATATTCGTTACTTAATCTTTTAAACCCTATTACATTCTTTTTTAGTAATCTATTTATTAAGCTCTTTATTGTAGATGGTTTCCATTCTACTTTATCTTTTAGTTCACATATAATATTGACTGATGTAATTTCAGTATGACTCCATATTACTTTCATAATTTCCCATTCAGCGTTTGATATTTTAGGAATTTCATTCATTATTCTTTACCCCCTTTTTGATTACAAATGTAATTTCTATTTTTAGTTTACACTTGTAATTAATAAATATCAATAGGTTTTCTGGAATATTTTGTATATATTTTTAGACATAATCTTTATAGGTATTTCGAAAAATCATTAAATGAAGCTTGTTTTGAAAACATAAGTTATATAATCGCAAAATTACTCAAATTTAAATTAATATTTTATCAATATTAAATATACAAAATAAAAAATACCGCAAATTCATAAGAAAAATATGAATTTCCAGTATTTATAGTTGTTACAAATTTTTATCTTGCTTTTTAAGTAATTCTCTTATTTCAACTAAAACTTTTAAATTTTCTTTTAGTATTTTTGTATTTATAGATCGATCAATAGCAAGTTGTATTATTACATAAAGCAATAATACTGTAATTATCATAAATATAAATTCCATAATGTTCCCTTCTTTTTTATACCTAGCTATTCAATAAATAAATCATTAAATTCTATAAATTTATTCAGTAAAACCCATCGTCTTCATTTTTTCTGAATGACTATTTTCAAAGGCTTTCTTATGTACTTTCCCTTCAAAATATGCCATTCCAACTTCTTTTAATATATTAGATACATTAATATAATTTATATTAAAACAATTGTATTGACAAAGATAATTAGAAATTTATGTTCCATTTATTTATTTATTTTTATAAAGCCCAAACTAATGTATTTAAAATTCATATTACCATCCCCCAGATGCTCCACCTCCATTTGAAGAATCATCGTTATAACTATCCGCATATCCTGAACTGTCACAATTATCTAAAAAGTCTGAACTGTCACATGAATTGTATCTGCGTCTTTGTCTGTGGTCAATATGTTTTAAATAATTCTCCATATTATCCATTTGCTTACGTTTTCTTCTTCTCTCATAATATCCATCTCCTCTATATCTAGGGCGGTAATAATTATTACCCCTGCCACATCCTTCATCTATGTTATATCCTTTTATGCCAAGCTTCTTAGATAGCAACCCTCCTATTAAAATAAGTATACCAAAGAAAACTAAAATTCCTATAACACCACTCCTTCCACTAGGTTTTGAAGATTTCTCAGTTGAATTAAAATTTTCAGACTTCGATAAAGGATTTGAATAATAATAATTTGATATTCTAGTTACAAATGCGCGATAACTGTGGCGTAATCCTGCATCATAGTCTCCTCTTTTGAAGTATATTCCCATATATTCAACTTCAAATTTACAATAATCATCATCAAACAATTCTCTTAGCTCTTCTCCAA encodes:
- a CDS encoding CPBP family intramembrane glutamic endopeptidase yields the protein MEYIKKYKIIFSMLMIYIWGISYQLIHHNEVIMTISETTIYLFLLFVGIKLIKNTEANERIIVPSNIKVLYFELAWYAFYVIFTFITNKLGIFIVNEMIHWIGLVIIPLVILWKTMKISFKESLCMLGLYDSKFKLYLKSIIIVCLGMYPLMVSLLTYYYNIGIQKVASSILNLLINIPVYLPIMMIMAGFTEEFFFRGILQNILQQRVRYRINAVIITSILFGLYHIPFALFLWENTSGNLLLSLSVVFTEQTVAGILYGGLYSKSRTLWYPIIIHSFNNMILMIFQNLFLK
- a CDS encoding BlaI/MecI/CopY family transcriptional regulator, coding for MNEIPKISNAEWEIMKVIWSHTEITSVNIICELKDKVEWKPSTIKSLINRLLKKNVIGFKRLSNEYLYFPLIAEDECIKIESKSFINKVFNGSVKSMLLNFVESKEISETDIEELKNILKQSNKKKG
- a CDS encoding TPM domain-containing protein: MKIFKKLKLVCCILLTMLFIITCGVSASASVLGEKYSDDVFIYDEAGMFTSDTVNDLNHISKDVKDRYECNIVAVTVDSLCGRTIEEVANEESSYLTDKSVLFLISKEDRRMRIRVGEELRELFDDDYCKFEVEYMGIYFKRGDYDAGLRHSYRAFVTRISNYYYSNPLSKSENFNSTEKSSKPSGRSGVIGILVFFGILILIGGLLSKKLGIKGYNIDEGCGRGNNYYRPRYRGDGYYERRRKRKQMDNMENYLKHIDHRQRRRYNSCDSSDFLDNCDSSGYADSYNDDSSNGGGASGGW
- a CDS encoding metallophosphoesterase, yielding MNIIKKISKRIVVLFSATMFLIGFIFFCIWQNNSIIISKFNYVSSKIPDEFNDFTIVHISDLHNKMFGENQVKILNKVKSISPDVIVITGDLIDRRKYDLDTAIMFVSGAVKIAPVYYVSGNHEAWSGKFSMIKEKLIDIGVHIVDNTAFKLSRGNSSIHILGLSDPDFLTSDYMDGTNTNKMKEQLNRWSTNESFKILLSHRPELFDLYYENNMDLIFTGHAHGGQVRIPGIGGLFAPDQGIFPKYTSGIYNKDLSTMFVSRGLGNSICPLRIFNRPEIVEVTLKTQ
- a CDS encoding M56 family metallopeptidase — encoded protein: MNFFETTIVSSFIGSIIVLIILSINRIFRYKLNPTFHYYIWLILIVKLIFPFGPENSLSFSHIYQRVYIENNTNENSLKVQENSIKQSQNSYLEDLKSKNSFQNSNDNKLTLKTNIPLKNQLHIKKIFVSLWTLGVILLICIFILAHKKLKQIVKTSIKEVSNEHKEILNNCINIMHIKTKVKLLYSSKISSPCLCGLVKPKILIPISLVENISTSDFKYILMHELIHLKRKDILINWIIILLSIIYWFNPIVVYGLSRIKKDCEFSCDNNAISYLNENENIQYGNVLIKVLALCRSNNRLIGTTSMVRDNLEIKRRIIMISKYKKINFKGILLGSIIVVIIGGIAVGVNASKLNIDNTVKAQVSTLDNIASNNTTDQTLSTNENNISNDNSNSAVTFSSDIIIYNSHVDEDYRSGINVTDIGALINDKLIKEGLSSNFIECKAPKEYIESYQNSRDLIKADVKDYSNNILLDIHRDAVDSIKCDKKKITLVLAKNSPYYENNKVFAESLLQNINSSNEIKAEIISYNCGKLCFNQDLSKNALLINLGNNMSSDSDIEKCVNALVSSLKEIQEDS